In Pedobacter sp. SL55, the following proteins share a genomic window:
- a CDS encoding carboxypeptidase-like regulatory domain-containing protein has product MNKTITKIILMVCVLLWTGFMAIAQSIVVSGTVKDKLTNEPIPGVSVTVKGKTVGSSTDQNGKFSFTTTEKPPFTLSVTFVGYTTVERQVTGAANNLSFELESGAILGQEVVVSASRTPERILESCGNY; this is encoded by the coding sequence ATGAACAAAACAATTACTAAAATCATCCTTATGGTTTGCGTTTTGCTGTGGACTGGGTTCATGGCCATTGCACAAAGCATTGTGGTTAGCGGTACCGTTAAAGACAAGCTAACCAACGAGCCCATTCCGGGAGTAAGTGTTACGGTAAAAGGAAAAACTGTTGGGTCGTCTACAGATCAAAATGGTAAATTTTCTTTCACTACTACCGAAAAACCTCCATTTACGCTTTCTGTTACATTTGTTGGTTACACAACTGTTGAAAGGCAGGTAACAGGCGCTGCAAATAACCTAAGCTTCGAATTAGAATCTGGTGCAATTTTAGGGCAGGAGGTTGTAGTTTCGGCGTCGAGAACGCCAGAGCGCATCTTAGAATCGTGCGGTAACTATTGA
- the mnmE gene encoding tRNA uridine-5-carboxymethylaminomethyl(34) synthesis GTPase MnmE — MLNNDTIIALSTPPGSGAIGVIRLSGPEAISLTNQVFASKDLEQQATHTLHFGLIKDGEVMVDEVVVALFVGPKSYTKENVVEISCHGSNYIIQQIISLLVSKGARAAKPGEFTLRAFLNGGLDLSQAEAVADLIASDNKASHEVAMQQMRGGFSSELKDLREQLIHFASMIELELDFAEEDVEFANRDQLLALVQRINKVLHRLIHSFEVGNVIKNGVPVVIAGKPNVGKSTLLNALLNEERAIVSDIAGTTRDTIEDEININGVVFRFIDTAGIRETADVIEAKGVERTLDKMKQAKLIIYLVDAQETEAEVLVQLEGLSKQSIPYLFIVNKAELLNASQKDFYQQQGALLISAKEKLGMDVLETALLEKVNLSHVNTSETLVTNIRHVEALKQTQNALNRVLENIHNPVTSDFLAMDIKQALHYLGEITGTVTTDDLLENIFTKFCIGK; from the coding sequence ATGTTAAATAACGACACCATTATTGCTTTATCTACGCCTCCTGGCAGCGGCGCCATCGGCGTGATCCGTCTTTCGGGACCTGAGGCCATTAGTTTAACCAATCAGGTTTTTGCAAGCAAAGATTTAGAGCAGCAAGCTACCCATACTTTGCATTTCGGTTTAATTAAAGATGGCGAGGTAATGGTAGACGAAGTGGTGGTGGCCTTATTTGTTGGGCCAAAATCGTACACTAAAGAAAATGTGGTAGAAATTTCTTGCCATGGCTCTAACTATATCATCCAGCAAATTATTAGCCTGTTGGTTAGCAAAGGGGCAAGGGCCGCCAAACCGGGCGAGTTTACCTTGCGTGCTTTTTTAAATGGCGGTTTAGATTTAAGTCAGGCAGAGGCAGTAGCCGATTTAATTGCTTCTGACAACAAAGCTTCGCATGAAGTGGCCATGCAGCAAATGCGTGGTGGTTTTAGCAGCGAGTTGAAAGATTTGCGTGAACAGCTCATTCACTTTGCCAGTATGATAGAGCTGGAATTAGATTTTGCTGAAGAAGATGTGGAGTTTGCCAATCGTGATCAGTTGTTGGCGCTGGTACAACGCATCAATAAAGTGTTGCACCGCCTAATCCACTCGTTCGAAGTGGGCAATGTGATTAAAAATGGCGTGCCAGTAGTTATTGCAGGTAAGCCTAATGTGGGGAAATCTACTTTGTTAAATGCGTTGCTAAACGAGGAACGTGCCATTGTGAGCGATATTGCAGGTACCACTAGAGATACTATAGAGGATGAAATCAATATCAATGGCGTAGTTTTTAGATTTATAGATACGGCAGGTATTCGCGAAACTGCCGACGTAATTGAAGCCAAAGGGGTAGAGCGTACTTTGGATAAAATGAAGCAGGCCAAACTGATCATTTACCTGGTAGATGCGCAAGAAACCGAAGCCGAAGTGTTGGTACAGCTAGAGGGTTTGAGCAAACAAAGCATCCCTTATTTGTTCATCGTTAATAAGGCCGAACTGCTCAATGCTAGTCAAAAAGATTTCTATCAGCAGCAAGGCGCTTTATTGATTTCTGCAAAGGAAAAGCTAGGTATGGATGTTTTAGAAACTGCCCTGCTAGAAAAAGTAAACCTTAGTCATGTAAACACCAGCGAAACCTTGGTCACCAATATTCGTCATGTAGAGGCATTAAAGCAAACACAAAACGCACTCAATAGGGTGCTAGAGAATATCCACAACCCTGTGACTTCCGATTTTTTAGCCATGGATATTAAACAGGCTTTACATTATCTAGGGGAGATTACGGGTACAGTGACGACGGATGACCTTTTAGAAAACATATTTACGAAGTTTTGCATTGGTAAATAA
- a CDS encoding ABC-F family ATP-binding cassette domain-containing protein, whose product MISVSNLSLRYGKRTLFEDVNLKFTHGNCYGVIGANGAGKSTFMKILSGDVQQTSGTVAFTPGERMAVLKQNHYEFDEFPVIETVMMGHKQLYDIMKEKDAIYMKEDFSEKDGERAGELENLFAEMDGWNMESNAATMLSNLGIKEEFHHKLLKELDGNQKVRVLLAQALFGNPDILLLDEPTNDLDIDTIAWLENFLADYQNIVLVVSHDRHFLDAVCTHIVDIDFSKMSIYTGNYSFWYESSQLALKQRSDQNKKLEDKVKELQEFIRRFSANASKSKQATSRKKALDKIDISEIKASSRKYPAIMFNNNGAREAGDQILQVEKLGKTVNGEVMFKDISFMVNKGDKIAVLSQNSLATAAFYEILNGNDKDYTGEFKFGVTISIADIPNDNTEFFANKDENLVDWLREYSGTDADEQFVRSFLGRMLFSGEEVMKNVKVLSGGEKMRCMFSRMMLQQANFLMFDEPTNHLDLESITALNNGMKDFKGTMLFTSRDHALTESVANRIIEITPKGMIDKLMTYDEYINNKDVAALRDEMYK is encoded by the coding sequence ATGATTTCAGTTTCAAACCTATCGCTACGTTACGGAAAACGTACACTTTTTGAGGATGTTAACCTAAAATTTACCCATGGCAACTGCTACGGTGTAATTGGTGCAAATGGCGCAGGTAAGTCTACTTTTATGAAGATTTTATCTGGCGATGTGCAGCAAACTAGCGGTACAGTGGCTTTTACACCAGGCGAACGCATGGCCGTACTTAAACAAAACCACTATGAGTTTGATGAGTTTCCGGTAATTGAAACGGTAATGATGGGCCACAAGCAATTGTACGACATCATGAAAGAAAAAGACGCCATTTACATGAAAGAAGATTTTTCTGAAAAAGATGGCGAGCGTGCTGGAGAATTGGAAAATCTTTTTGCAGAAATGGATGGCTGGAATATGGAAAGCAACGCTGCTACCATGTTAAGCAACTTGGGTATCAAAGAAGAATTTCATCATAAATTATTGAAAGAATTAGATGGTAACCAAAAGGTACGTGTATTATTGGCACAAGCTTTATTTGGTAATCCTGATATTTTATTGCTGGATGAGCCTACCAACGATTTGGACATTGACACCATTGCTTGGCTAGAAAATTTCTTGGCCGATTATCAAAACATTGTATTGGTGGTTAGTCACGATAGGCACTTTTTAGATGCGGTTTGTACACACATTGTGGATATCGATTTCAGCAAAATGAGCATCTACACGGGTAACTACAGTTTTTGGTACGAGAGTTCTCAGTTGGCATTAAAACAACGTTCTGATCAGAATAAAAAACTAGAAGATAAGGTAAAAGAGTTGCAGGAATTTATCCGCAGGTTCAGCGCCAATGCTTCTAAATCTAAGCAGGCAACTTCACGTAAAAAAGCTTTAGATAAAATCGATATTTCTGAAATTAAAGCATCAAGCCGTAAATATCCAGCCATCATGTTCAACAACAATGGTGCCCGCGAAGCTGGAGATCAAATCTTACAAGTAGAAAAATTAGGCAAAACCGTTAATGGGGAAGTAATGTTCAAAGACATCAGCTTTATGGTTAACAAGGGCGATAAAATTGCGGTACTTTCGCAAAATAGTCTAGCAACTGCCGCTTTCTACGAAATCTTAAACGGTAACGACAAAGATTATACTGGCGAGTTTAAATTTGGCGTAACCATTAGCATAGCCGATATCCCTAACGATAATACCGAGTTTTTCGCCAATAAAGATGAAAACTTGGTAGACTGGTTACGTGAATATTCTGGTACTGATGCCGACGAGCAATTTGTGCGTAGTTTCTTAGGTAGAATGTTGTTCTCTGGCGAGGAAGTAATGAAAAACGTTAAAGTACTTTCTGGAGGCGAGAAAATGCGTTGTATGTTCTCAAGAATGATGTTGCAACAGGCTAATTTCTTAATGTTTGATGAACCAACCAACCACTTGGATTTGGAATCGATTACGGCATTAAACAACGGCATGAAAGATTTTAAAGGCACAATGTTGTTTACCTCACGAGATCATGCTTTAACAGAGTCAGTAGCTAACCGCATCATCGAGATTACGCCAAAAGGTATGATCGATAAATTGATGACTTACGATGAGTACATCAATAATAAAGACGTAGCTGCATTAAGAGACGAAATGTACAAGTAA
- a CDS encoding sulfite exporter TauE/SafE family protein produces MQELLTFLSTHTNELVLLCLAAFGAGFIDAIVGGGGLLQTPATLLILPNYPVASIFGTVKIPSLLGTTVAAYKYSKQVKFNIKVLSACVFAAFCASLLGAYSVSMINNAVIKPIILVVLILVAIYTYFNKQFGIHQHKAHSVKKQLLLAGLFGLIIGFYDGLIGPGTGSFLILVFIGTLGFDFVGASAHAKIVNIATNLAALIYFSSTGHVLFEYAIPMAIFNVLGSFLGAKLALLKGNKFIRIFFLIVVFGTILRFAYDVFLK; encoded by the coding sequence ATGCAAGAGCTTTTAACCTTTTTAAGTACGCACACTAACGAACTAGTGCTGCTTTGCCTTGCCGCTTTTGGAGCTGGTTTTATTGATGCCATTGTAGGTGGCGGTGGTTTGTTACAAACACCTGCAACGCTATTAATTTTACCAAATTATCCGGTAGCGAGTATTTTTGGAACGGTTAAAATACCCTCATTGTTAGGTACCACGGTAGCAGCGTACAAATATTCCAAGCAAGTAAAGTTTAACATCAAGGTTTTAAGTGCTTGTGTGTTTGCGGCGTTTTGTGCTTCGTTATTGGGCGCTTATTCGGTAAGCATGATCAATAATGCAGTCATCAAGCCCATTATTTTAGTGGTGCTTATTTTGGTAGCCATATATACCTATTTCAATAAGCAGTTTGGCATTCATCAGCATAAGGCACATTCTGTAAAAAAACAATTGTTATTAGCTGGCCTCTTTGGATTGATCATTGGTTTTTATGATGGATTAATTGGTCCTGGGACGGGTTCTTTTCTGATTTTAGTATTTATAGGTACGCTGGGGTTCGATTTTGTGGGTGCCAGTGCACATGCCAAAATCGTTAATATTGCAACCAATTTGGCTGCCTTAATTTATTTCAGTTCTACTGGTCACGTACTTTTCGAATACGCCATACCAATGGCAATTTTTAATGTGCTAGGTTCTTTCTTGGGTGCTAAGCTCGCATTGCTTAAAGGCAACAAGTTTATCCGAATTTTCTTCTTGATTGTTGTTTTTGGGACAATTTTAAGGTTTGCTTACGATGTGTTTTTGAAGTAA
- a CDS encoding TonB-dependent receptor domain-containing protein, with protein MERLGQAQIKEAAAPSFYDAIQNIKGVEMSTQSLTFRSYNTRGFNANGNVRFNQLIDGMDNQAPGLNFSVGNIVGITELDVDNVELLPGASSALYGAGGISGTLLMTSKDPFKYQGVSFQLKTGLNHVNDNNTSAQEFKQFDMRVAKSWNNKFGAKFAFSFLQATDWFGTNYSNFDRTANAPKDGTRQSDPNYDGVNIYGDEVSQNMRGVNANVEAATRQALLTASGGAFNAQNVLNNLPVGTPYPNYITFINSNVPAALRSTVINQYLPFYYAQRNPGVLPNQNVSRTGYNEIDLVDYGTKSLKMSGGLYYNLSNTVQLTAQANWGTGTSVYTGSDRYSLRNFNIGLYKLELKGEDFYIRGYTTQERSGDSYISSILGSYINEKSKSSQAWFPQYVGTYIGARLNPAVTDAQAHAAARQAADMGRIQPGSAQFSNAADQIRNTYISQTNMAAGVYGAKFNDKSNLYHYEGMYNLSKLFNNAVEFQVGASARRFDLNSGGTIFDDLNREIDIDEYAAFGQLGKKFGEAFKLTVAGRFDKSQNFDGRFTPRVTGVWTVAKNSNIRASFQTGFRNPTTQNQYIDLSVGGGTQRLIGGIPEFLNKYNLQGNRPYTEASYRAYMAALIAGQPTTGILKEYTFDPRGVRPESVTAYELGYKGLLGSNFLIDVYGFYNQYKNFITAVNVHQLNGTAFTRFGVPVNATGNVTTYGGAFGLDYVRGKYTFSGNVSYNKLNDLPTDYNNDFNTPEVRYNLGISNREVFKNVGFNVNYRWQDKFTWFSSFAGGEVPAFGTVDAQVNLKVPSVNSVVKIGGSNILNKYYITSYGNPEVGAMYYVSLAFNP; from the coding sequence ATTGAGCGCTTAGGACAAGCACAAATTAAAGAAGCTGCGGCACCATCGTTTTACGATGCCATCCAAAATATCAAAGGGGTAGAAATGAGTACGCAAAGTTTAACCTTTCGCTCGTACAATACTCGTGGTTTTAATGCCAATGGCAACGTTCGTTTTAACCAGTTAATTGATGGAATGGATAACCAAGCGCCTGGCTTAAATTTCTCTGTAGGTAATATTGTAGGTATTACCGAATTAGACGTGGATAATGTGGAGTTACTACCGGGCGCTTCATCGGCATTGTATGGTGCGGGTGGTATCAGTGGTACTTTGTTGATGACTTCTAAAGATCCATTCAAATATCAAGGCGTAAGTTTTCAATTGAAAACTGGTTTAAATCACGTGAACGATAACAACACCTCGGCGCAAGAATTTAAGCAGTTTGATATGCGTGTGGCTAAGTCTTGGAATAACAAATTTGGCGCTAAATTCGCTTTCTCTTTCTTGCAAGCAACGGATTGGTTTGGTACAAATTACTCTAACTTTGATAGAACTGCTAATGCACCAAAAGACGGTACTCGTCAATCAGATCCTAATTATGATGGTGTAAACATATATGGCGATGAAGTTAGTCAAAACATGAGGGGTGTAAATGCAAATGTTGAAGCCGCTACTAGGCAAGCGCTACTAACCGCTTCAGGAGGTGCTTTTAATGCGCAGAATGTGCTTAATAATTTGCCTGTCGGAACTCCGTATCCTAATTATATCACTTTCATTAATTCTAATGTTCCAGCTGCGCTACGTTCAACAGTAATTAATCAATACCTACCTTTTTATTATGCACAACGAAATCCAGGAGTTCTTCCTAATCAAAATGTATCCAGAACAGGTTATAATGAGATTGACTTAGTAGATTATGGTACTAAATCCTTAAAAATGTCTGGTGGTTTGTACTACAATTTGAGTAACACGGTGCAGTTAACTGCGCAAGCCAACTGGGGTACAGGTACATCTGTTTATACCGGTTCAGATCGTTACTCTTTACGTAATTTTAATATTGGGCTATACAAGTTAGAATTAAAAGGCGAAGATTTTTATATCAGAGGCTACACCACCCAAGAACGTTCTGGAGATTCTTACATTTCGTCTATCTTAGGTAGTTATATTAACGAGAAAAGTAAGTCGTCGCAAGCTTGGTTTCCACAATATGTAGGTACTTATATTGGCGCCAGACTTAATCCAGCAGTTACCGATGCACAAGCGCATGCAGCTGCTCGCCAAGCGGCAGATATGGGTAGAATACAGCCTGGCTCTGCACAATTTAGTAACGCTGCAGACCAAATCCGTAATACTTATATCAGCCAAACTAATATGGCAGCAGGCGTATATGGAGCTAAGTTCAATGATAAATCAAATCTTTATCATTACGAAGGTATGTACAACCTTTCTAAATTGTTTAATAATGCAGTGGAGTTTCAAGTGGGTGCATCTGCACGTAGATTTGACTTGAATTCTGGTGGAACTATCTTTGATGATTTGAATAGAGAAATTGACATTGATGAATATGCCGCTTTTGGACAATTGGGTAAAAAGTTTGGCGAAGCATTTAAGTTAACTGTGGCTGGTCGTTTTGATAAGAGCCAGAACTTTGATGGTCGTTTTACCCCTCGTGTAACCGGTGTTTGGACGGTAGCTAAAAATTCAAATATCCGTGCCTCTTTCCAAACAGGTTTCCGTAACCCAACTACACAAAACCAATACATAGACTTGTCTGTGGGCGGTGGTACACAACGTTTAATAGGAGGTATACCTGAGTTTTTAAACAAATACAATTTACAGGGCAACAGGCCATATACCGAAGCAAGTTACAGAGCTTATATGGCTGCCTTAATTGCAGGCCAACCTACTACTGGTATTTTAAAAGAATACACATTTGATCCAAGAGGTGTACGCCCAGAGAGCGTGACCGCTTACGAATTAGGCTATAAAGGTTTGTTAGGGTCTAACTTCTTAATAGATGTGTATGGCTTCTATAATCAATATAAAAACTTCATTACTGCCGTAAACGTACATCAATTAAATGGTACCGCATTTACTAGATTTGGCGTGCCTGTAAATGCTACTGGCAATGTTACTACTTACGGTGGTGCGTTTGGTTTAGATTACGTTAGAGGTAAATATACTTTCTCTGGTAACGTATCTTACAACAAACTGAATGATTTGCCTACAGATTACAACAACGATTTCAATACACCAGAAGTGCGTTACAACTTGGGTATTAGCAACCGTGAAGTGTTCAAAAACGTTGGTTTTAATGTGAATTACCGTTGGCAAGATAAATTTACTTGGTTCTCTTCTTTTGCAGGCGGCGAAGTGCCAGCATTTGGAACTGTAGATGCTCAAGTGAATTTGAAAGTTCCTTCAGTAAACTCAGTGGTTAAAATTGGTGGTTCAAACATCTTGAACAAATACTACATCACTTCTTATGGTAACCCAGAAGTAGGGGCTATGTATTATGTTTCATTGGCGTTTAACCCATAG
- a CDS encoding AI-2E family transporter, translating into MKEIPLTVKRSIELLGLCLCIGIFAIASDIIMPVIMAFFIAILLLPIYRFLRKYKFPEALAIILPILLVFIFIAGVIWFFSAQIGVLVNDFPQIKENVAKHLQSLQEWISSFTDFSIGKQKKFITEKSDDMLNMAGKAASGAAVTLSGIFVFLGLIPIYIYLILFYKDILLRFVFMWFKTEHHPKVKEAAYEAEAIIKNYLVGLLIQITYMTILLGGILMLFGIKHALLIGVIFAILNLIPYVGALIGNILGVLITLTSSPELGPVITVLLVIAVVQFFDNNILMPRIVGSKVKINALISILGVVIGGTIAGISGMFLSMPIIAVLKVIFDRSDAFKHWGVLFGDERPAKSPMSFAIYRRKGSIKTKSGVIDKK; encoded by the coding sequence ATGAAAGAAATTCCTCTAACGGTAAAACGCTCCATCGAATTATTAGGTTTGTGCCTTTGCATAGGCATATTTGCCATTGCCAGCGATATCATTATGCCAGTAATTATGGCCTTCTTTATCGCCATCCTATTGCTACCTATTTATCGCTTCTTACGGAAATATAAATTCCCCGAAGCATTAGCAATCATACTTCCCATCTTGTTGGTTTTTATTTTTATAGCTGGTGTAATCTGGTTCTTCTCGGCACAAATAGGCGTTTTAGTTAACGATTTCCCACAAATTAAAGAGAATGTAGCCAAGCACCTCCAGTCTCTACAAGAATGGATCAGTAGTTTTACTGATTTTTCTATTGGCAAACAAAAGAAATTTATTACCGAAAAAAGCGACGATATGCTAAACATGGCCGGCAAGGCCGCAAGCGGAGCCGCTGTTACCTTGAGTGGCATTTTCGTGTTTTTAGGCCTAATTCCTATCTATATTTACCTTATTCTTTTTTATAAGGATATTTTGCTACGTTTTGTATTCATGTGGTTTAAAACAGAACACCATCCTAAAGTGAAAGAAGCTGCGTATGAAGCAGAAGCAATTATTAAAAATTACTTGGTGGGCTTATTAATTCAAATTACCTACATGACCATTTTATTGGGTGGGATTTTAATGTTATTCGGCATTAAACATGCGTTGCTTATTGGTGTAATCTTCGCTATACTCAACCTAATTCCTTACGTAGGTGCACTTATTGGCAACATTTTAGGCGTACTCATTACGCTAACTTCATCGCCAGAGTTAGGCCCAGTAATTACGGTATTATTGGTAATTGCTGTGGTTCAGTTCTTCGATAATAACATCTTAATGCCTCGTATTGTAGGCTCAAAAGTCAAGATTAATGCTTTGATTTCCATACTAGGCGTGGTTATTGGCGGCACTATTGCAGGCATTTCGGGTATGTTCTTATCTATGCCAATTATTGCGGTGCTAAAGGTAATATTTGATAGAAGCGATGCCTTTAAACATTGGGGTGTTTTGTTTGGCGATGAACGCCCAGCTAAAAGCCCTATGAGCTTTGCCATTTACCGCAGAAAGGGAAGCATTAAAACAAAATCTGGAGTGATTGATAAGAAGTAA
- the argS gene encoding arginine--tRNA ligase — MNFIVAGAIKAVKELYGQDIAENVINLQETRKEFEGQVTIVVFPFVRFSKRTPEETAHDVGAFLQQHVDEVEGFNVVKGFLNLSIAESYWVNLFNGTLLQPDFLAVKPRGEKVMVEYSSPNTNKPLHLGHVRNNLLGYSVSELLKADGYEVIKVNLVNDRGIHICKSMLAWQKWGGGETPESSGIKGDHLVGKYYVVFDKEYKKEIEALVANGQTEDEAKKNAPLIKEAQQMLLKWEQGDAEVVGLWEKMNGWVYEGFDVTYKKLGVDFDKYYYESNTYLLGKDTVEEGLAKGVFFKKEDGSVWIDLTADGLDQKLVLRADGTSVYITQDLGTAQMKYDDFGMDKSIYVVGNEQDYHFKVLFLILEKLGKSWANGLCHLSYGMVDLPSGKMKSREGTVVDADDLVNEMVATAKQKTEELGKTNDFSEADKNELYSTIGLGALKYFLLKVEPKKRLLFDPAESIDFQGNTGPFIQYTHARIKSLLSRADYQFATADYSNIKLSLTELEMIMLLAKYPSEISEAAKAYSPAFIANYLYEVAKLFNKFYHEVPPIIKEEDAAVKQHRLNICKIAADVIKSGMNILGIHVPERM; from the coding sequence ATGAATTTTATTGTCGCTGGCGCAATTAAGGCCGTTAAAGAGTTATATGGGCAAGATATTGCCGAAAATGTAATCAACCTACAGGAAACACGTAAGGAATTTGAAGGGCAGGTAACTATTGTGGTATTCCCTTTTGTACGGTTTTCTAAAAGAACGCCTGAAGAGACAGCACATGATGTGGGTGCCTTTCTGCAACAACACGTGGATGAGGTAGAAGGCTTTAACGTAGTAAAAGGTTTCTTGAACCTCAGCATTGCAGAAAGTTATTGGGTTAATTTATTCAATGGCACTTTATTGCAGCCAGATTTTTTGGCCGTTAAGCCTCGTGGCGAAAAAGTGATGGTAGAATATTCATCTCCAAACACCAACAAGCCTTTGCATTTAGGGCACGTACGTAACAATCTTTTGGGTTACTCGGTATCTGAATTGCTAAAAGCCGATGGTTACGAGGTAATTAAAGTGAACCTGGTAAACGACAGAGGTATCCACATCTGTAAATCGATGTTGGCTTGGCAGAAATGGGGCGGTGGCGAAACACCTGAAAGTTCGGGTATTAAAGGCGACCACTTGGTAGGTAAATACTATGTGGTTTTTGATAAAGAATACAAAAAAGAAATAGAAGCCTTGGTTGCCAATGGGCAAACCGAGGACGAAGCAAAAAAGAATGCACCACTAATTAAGGAAGCACAACAGATGCTTTTAAAGTGGGAGCAAGGCGATGCTGAGGTAGTAGGTTTGTGGGAAAAAATGAACGGTTGGGTTTACGAGGGCTTTGATGTTACTTACAAAAAACTAGGCGTAGATTTCGATAAATACTACTACGAAAGCAATACTTATTTGCTTGGAAAAGATACCGTTGAAGAAGGTTTAGCTAAAGGTGTTTTCTTCAAAAAGGAAGATGGCTCGGTATGGATAGATTTAACTGCCGATGGTTTAGACCAGAAATTGGTTTTACGTGCCGATGGTACTTCGGTGTACATTACGCAAGATTTAGGTACTGCCCAAATGAAATACGATGATTTCGGGATGGACAAGTCGATTTACGTAGTGGGTAACGAGCAAGATTATCACTTTAAGGTGTTGTTCTTGATCTTGGAGAAACTAGGTAAAAGTTGGGCTAATGGTTTGTGTCATTTATCTTATGGGATGGTAGATTTACCTAGCGGGAAGATGAAAAGCCGCGAAGGTACTGTGGTAGATGCAGATGATCTAGTAAATGAAATGGTGGCCACCGCCAAGCAGAAAACCGAAGAATTAGGTAAAACCAACGATTTTTCGGAAGCTGATAAGAACGAATTGTATAGCACCATTGGTTTAGGAGCCTTAAAATATTTCTTACTGAAAGTAGAACCTAAAAAGCGACTGTTGTTTGATCCAGCTGAGTCTATCGATTTTCAAGGGAATACCGGTCCATTTATTCAATATACCCATGCTCGTATCAAATCTTTATTGAGCAGAGCTGACTATCAATTTGCAACAGCTGATTATTCGAATATTAAACTATCTCTTACAGAGTTGGAAATGATCATGTTGTTAGCTAAATATCCTAGCGAAATATCGGAGGCTGCAAAGGCTTACAGTCCGGCATTTATTGCTAATTATTTGTACGAAGTGGCAAAGTTGTTCAATAAGTTTTACCACGAAGTACCTCCAATTATTAAAGAGGAAGACGCTGCGGTTAAACAACATCGTTTGAACATCTGTAAAATAGCAGCCGATGTAATTAAATCTGGAATGAATATTTTAGGTATTCACGTGCCAGAGCGGATGTAG